One genomic region from Leptolyngbyaceae cyanobacterium JSC-12 encodes:
- a CDS encoding Protein of unknown function (DUF2029) (IMG reference gene:2510096568~PFAM: Protein of unknown function (DUF2029)) — MKVLTTIPKTLTSPERKFSTWLLYTALIVSAAILPLIIWKLNLSIVARTGTRFPGMLDTQPFELFGFFTTIALSIITYLEIKKSRKKNLAAVAPILLPFFVLLNLLFTLTEFASKSSDYMCYENAARSVANSLNPYNTGSPSCYLYPPLFAQGLAFLYQMVNQLVNKGNLFPSGDGGVKSFYVVFYIYQCIQFTQLILAWFLCYLFSRKIGLKVLYASLFVSALFLFNNPLIRTLKFSQVNLWLLNSFLAAILLLRHYPLLSGFSVALGGHLKLYSFVLMVPWSLTKKWRAVFGAILFFAVILILQTGFGQDWTLWQQFFQYFREVEKPTNYRNNGLYGIVYNFFKIPHNLIGLSFDAVPVVVFLLSLLIIIWFALRFIQREKAYLQQSKNVDSETRDFLDEVFRLYGHSVDAIALSLLISPSVWEHHYVIAIPIALWAIATRSSTQPWLVGLGVFLVFCLPTSDFFPLSYHRVIGLLILVYSVSPQLIQNKIIQNKIRSPNYLSSASDLSST; from the coding sequence ATGAAAGTTCTTACGACTATTCCGAAAACCCTGACAAGCCCAGAAAGAAAATTTTCTACCTGGTTGCTTTATACAGCTTTGATAGTATCTGCAGCCATATTACCGTTGATCATTTGGAAACTGAACTTGTCAATTGTGGCTAGAACGGGAACTAGATTTCCTGGGATGTTAGATACTCAACCTTTTGAATTGTTTGGTTTCTTTACAACTATTGCACTTTCTATTATTACATATCTAGAAATCAAAAAATCCAGGAAAAAGAACCTGGCTGCTGTTGCTCCTATCCTCTTGCCATTTTTTGTACTCTTAAATTTACTCTTTACACTCACGGAGTTTGCTTCAAAAAGTAGTGATTACATGTGCTACGAGAATGCGGCTCGTTCTGTTGCTAATTCGCTCAATCCTTACAATACAGGTAGTCCATCCTGCTATCTGTATCCGCCACTCTTCGCTCAGGGACTTGCTTTCCTATATCAGATGGTTAATCAATTAGTTAACAAAGGAAATTTATTTCCATCTGGAGATGGCGGAGTCAAGTCGTTTTATGTTGTTTTTTACATTTATCAATGCATTCAGTTCACACAACTTATTTTAGCCTGGTTCCTTTGCTATCTATTTTCTCGGAAAATTGGCTTAAAAGTTCTATATGCATCTTTGTTTGTATCAGCTCTATTTCTTTTCAACAATCCACTTATTAGAACGCTAAAGTTTAGTCAGGTCAACTTATGGCTTCTAAACTCATTTTTAGCCGCGATTCTTCTTTTAAGACATTATCCACTTCTTAGTGGTTTCTCTGTTGCTCTGGGTGGACACTTGAAACTATATTCCTTCGTGTTAATGGTTCCCTGGAGTTTGACAAAGAAATGGCGTGCTGTTTTTGGAGCGATCCTATTCTTCGCAGTAATTCTTATCTTGCAGACAGGATTTGGGCAAGACTGGACGCTGTGGCAGCAGTTTTTTCAATACTTTCGAGAGGTTGAAAAGCCAACTAACTATAGGAACAATGGCTTATATGGAATTGTTTATAATTTTTTCAAGATTCCTCATAACTTAATTGGTCTATCTTTTGATGCTGTTCCAGTTGTCGTTTTCCTACTAAGTCTTTTGATTATTATTTGGTTTGCTCTTCGATTTATTCAGCGTGAAAAGGCTTACTTGCAACAATCTAAGAATGTTGATTCTGAGACTAGGGACTTTTTAGACGAAGTCTTCAGGTTGTATGGGCATTCAGTCGATGCGATCGCATTAAGTTTGCTCATTTCGCCGTCAGTCTGGGAACACCATTATGTGATTGCTATCCCTATTGCTCTTTGGGCGATCGCAACACGCAGTTCAACACAGCCTTGGTTAGTAGGTCTTGGCGTGTTCCTAGTTTTTTGTCTACCCACTTCTGACTTTTTCCCCTTAAGCTATCACAGAGTTATAGGGTTACTGATTCTGGTTTATTCTGTATCTCCTCAACTTATTCAGAATAAGATTATTCAGAATAAGATAAGATCTCCTAATTACTTATCCTCTGCTTCGGATCTAAGCAGTACCTGA
- a CDS encoding acetyltransferase (isoleucine patch superfamily) (IMG reference gene:2510096569~PFAM: Bacterial transferase hexapeptide (three repeats)), whose protein sequence is MKPQVLLKNIIWRYQKARLGAIGKDANVNLLADIRGKRKSIFIGEGSTICKYATLEVDTIDVGESKIVIGNNTLISSFVILRTHGGTIKIGDSCFVNSFTVLHGHGDLTIGNSCLIGPQVTMVPANNGFKDRNIPIKLQTPTRQGIIVEDDVWIGAGVTILDGCTIGKGCVIGAGAVVTRSLEPYSIVAGVAAKKIEIRE, encoded by the coding sequence ATGAAACCGCAAGTCCTCTTAAAAAACATCATCTGGCGTTACCAAAAAGCACGTCTGGGTGCAATTGGAAAAGATGCAAACGTTAATCTTCTAGCTGATATTCGAGGCAAAAGAAAAAGTATTTTTATTGGCGAAGGAAGCACAATATGTAAATATGCAACGTTGGAGGTTGATACGATTGACGTTGGTGAATCCAAAATTGTGATTGGGAACAATACTCTGATTAGTTCTTTCGTTATTCTTCGAACACATGGTGGAACCATCAAGATTGGAGATTCGTGTTTTGTTAATTCCTTCACAGTGCTACATGGCCATGGTGACTTGACCATTGGAAATAGTTGTTTAATCGGACCTCAAGTCACAATGGTACCTGCCAACAATGGGTTTAAAGATCGAAATATCCCGATTAAACTTCAAACTCCGACGCGGCAAGGAATCATAGTCGAAGATGATGTGTGGATTGGTGCAGGTGTCACTATTTTAGACGGGTGCACGATTGGCAAAGGTTGTGTAATCGGTGCGGGAGCTGTTGTAACCAGGAGTTTAGAACCTTACTCTATTGTTGCAGGCGTTGCCGCAAAAAAAATTGAGATTAGAGAGTAA
- a CDS encoding pyruvate/2-oxoglutarate dehydrogenase complex, dihydrolipoamide dehydrogenase component (IMG reference gene:2510096570~PFAM: Pyridine nucleotide-disulphide oxidoreductase) translates to MLWQPFSRSLNSVSLGKQAFNSFSWAFEQGIFYKIRFDMGKFRYIDPVKWFNLSQRSDSSVRQDEAIVVVGVGIAAFAFVRSLRRLGYTNVTIIARDEAFGGKCVNYGCMPSEFYMAHRDEDPSIALEKGKAFVTSLRKATEQSFKELGFPLVQGEVTAVEGNRVVLHTGETYPFDRLVLATGNRQPKWSLLEPTCSLKEFWDILSGKLVIVSDGNVASLTYASIARDRGLDITVIFTSPPLLGHLPSFQYFRRELEKQGVEILSPAKVQGRDDNRLLIKIQGKLKSIDFDHVMYDGVPELNLPPIDGSSKTILDLDLRQASVIGRSNIYVLGDASGFLSATEAELQAKQLANAWSSGELSQMQDFARLPVRVHARKSFAMVGGPWTLLYPNWRSVDFKMLGWSAVHNEAGKLWYLYNPQDKKVEAIHICHRDASELISLASVLIDLPVTDTRWLTSSIHPTSAEIFKIMIEDIEAGELATRSSEGLLGTTVQSGSDVPSTLISLPPVSHIHRSSFYQTVFTPEERAIGILDQNPSLYFATLLGIKTLLGSEKSQTSIVLRRSAQGLYWAKGLDFSYEVDPNSTCVTLNLLDKSVTIYMGSLTIDMED, encoded by the coding sequence ATGCTGTGGCAACCGTTCTCGCGATCGCTAAATAGCGTCAGCTTAGGGAAGCAGGCGTTTAACTCATTCTCCTGGGCATTTGAGCAGGGGATATTTTATAAAATTCGTTTTGATATGGGTAAATTTCGATATATTGACCCAGTCAAATGGTTCAACCTTTCTCAGCGCTCAGATTCATCCGTGCGCCAGGATGAGGCAATTGTGGTGGTTGGTGTTGGCATTGCAGCTTTTGCATTTGTGCGATCGCTGCGTCGTCTAGGCTATACGAATGTCACCATCATCGCACGGGATGAGGCGTTTGGTGGTAAGTGCGTCAACTACGGTTGTATGCCGTCAGAGTTTTACATGGCTCATCGAGACGAAGATCCAAGTATTGCCCTTGAAAAAGGGAAGGCATTTGTCACATCTCTTCGAAAAGCGACCGAACAGAGCTTTAAAGAGCTTGGCTTTCCGTTAGTGCAGGGCGAGGTAACAGCGGTAGAGGGCAATCGGGTTGTGCTTCATACTGGAGAAACCTATCCATTTGATCGACTGGTTTTAGCAACTGGAAATCGTCAGCCTAAATGGAGTTTGCTAGAACCAACCTGTTCTTTGAAGGAATTTTGGGACATTCTCTCTGGCAAGCTAGTCATTGTTTCAGATGGAAACGTTGCTTCACTGACCTACGCCAGCATCGCTCGCGATCGCGGACTGGATATTACAGTCATCTTCACTTCACCGCCCCTCCTAGGACACTTACCATCCTTCCAATATTTCAGGCGAGAACTGGAAAAGCAGGGAGTTGAAATTCTCTCGCCTGCCAAAGTTCAAGGGCGAGATGACAATCGTTTACTGATCAAAATTCAAGGAAAACTGAAGTCTATTGACTTTGATCATGTGATGTATGACGGGGTGCCGGAGTTAAACCTCCCCCCCATTGATGGCAGTTCAAAAACAATTCTGGATCTAGACTTAAGGCAAGCCAGCGTGATTGGGCGATCGAACATTTATGTTTTAGGCGATGCCTCTGGCTTTCTTTCTGCAACCGAAGCAGAACTGCAAGCAAAACAGCTAGCCAATGCTTGGTCAAGCGGAGAACTTTCCCAAATGCAAGACTTTGCTCGGTTGCCTGTCAGGGTTCATGCACGTAAATCATTTGCCATGGTGGGAGGACCGTGGACACTTCTTTATCCCAATTGGCGCTCTGTTGACTTTAAGATGCTCGGCTGGTCTGCGGTGCATAACGAAGCTGGAAAACTTTGGTATCTCTACAATCCTCAAGACAAAAAAGTAGAAGCAATTCACATTTGCCATCGCGACGCCTCAGAGTTAATTTCACTCGCCTCTGTCTTGATTGATTTGCCCGTTACCGATACCCGGTGGCTTACTTCCTCGATCCATCCGACATCTGCCGAAATTTTCAAGATCATGATTGAGGATATTGAAGCAGGAGAACTGGCAACTCGCAGCAGCGAAGGATTGTTAGGTACAACTGTCCAATCAGGCTCAGACGTTCCCTCGACCCTGATCAGCCTGCCCCCAGTTTCACACATTCATCGTAGCTCTTTCTACCAAACTGTTTTTACGCCAGAAGAACGAGCGATCGGCATCCTCGATCAAAATCCCAGTCTTTACTTTGCAACTTTGTTAGGAATCAAGACCTTACTTGGAAGCGAAAAATCTCAAACAAGCATTGTCCTGAGACGTTCTGCTCAAGGACTTTATTGGGCTAAAGGTCTTGATTTCAGTTATGAAGTAGATCCAAACTCGACCTGCGTAACTTTGAATCTTTTAGACAAATCAGTAACGATTTATATGGGCAGTCTAACAATCGACATGGAGGATTAG
- a CDS encoding phosphopantetheinyl transferase (holo-ACP synthase) (IMG reference gene:2510096571~PFAM: Phosphopantetheine attachment site; 4'-phosphopantetheinyl transferase superfamily~TIGRFAM: phosphopantetheine--protein transferase domain), with translation MLTIKGKQLTSAMFVWEDFNVDTVLEIISTISGKERERLLPDVNLRSLGITSSIEILKIQSALERKFNQKLPPLGDTWTIDKIAAQVGQSSNNGTAGSAASRTSEIPGSQERIPSLNLESKSSALSVGGLFIGVDIEEVDHLPVTSNYRIHDFYRSLFNDEEISYALLKPEPRLHLCGIFCAKEALKKSAPELIHLRMDEIQVHHRQGRPSINTSHSSIDSRFSFQVSISHSNHYAVATVLAIAK, from the coding sequence ATGTTAACGATAAAGGGCAAACAGCTTACATCTGCCATGTTTGTCTGGGAGGATTTTAACGTGGATACTGTTCTGGAAATCATCTCAACCATTTCAGGTAAGGAACGCGAACGGCTTCTGCCAGATGTGAATTTGCGTTCTTTAGGGATTACGTCTTCTATTGAAATTCTCAAAATTCAAAGTGCTTTGGAACGGAAGTTTAATCAAAAGCTGCCACCGCTGGGAGATACATGGACAATCGATAAAATTGCAGCTCAGGTTGGACAATCCTCAAACAACGGAACTGCTGGTAGTGCAGCGTCTAGAACTAGCGAAATTCCAGGCTCTCAAGAGCGTATTCCTTCCTTGAACTTAGAGAGTAAATCCTCAGCGCTGAGCGTGGGTGGACTGTTTATTGGAGTTGATATTGAGGAAGTTGACCACTTACCTGTGACCTCCAATTACCGCATCCATGATTTTTACCGAAGCTTGTTTAACGATGAGGAAATTTCTTATGCGCTGCTGAAGCCGGAACCACGTCTTCATCTGTGCGGTATTTTTTGTGCAAAAGAAGCTTTGAAGAAATCTGCACCGGAACTGATTCATCTGCGGATGGACGAAATTCAGGTACATCATCGCCAGGGACGTCCTTCTATCAATACGAGTCATTCCAGCATCGATTCCAGGTTTAGTTTTCAAGTTAGTATCAGTCATTCCAACCACTATGCTGTGGCAACCGTTCTCGCGATCGCTAAATAG
- a CDS encoding pyruvate/2-oxoglutarate dehydrogenase complex, dihydrolipoamide acyltransferase component (IMG reference gene:2510096572~PFAM: 2-oxoacid dehydrogenases acyltransferase (catalytic domain); Biotin-requiring enzyme), translated as MKYELLVPRLNTNDDEVDVVHWYFKDREYVEKGQEIVDLESSKAVVSIESETSGYISCCFQKGDTVKVGVPLAVFYTSLEELDADLQGNGQRTEAVSYRPSQATPVEAPTQLVAVGQNHQSPATSSLSVQTPSLAQDAIANHQKLQPTFTFTRFSKSAQEYIQQHQLDPALFEGMGLVSVEVIETVLGIRQPVATPAVDPAFALPSHLNNGQKVTVPSVTNPGLRSEKVSKSKQLEISLLTAGQSGGINSSLTLQFNSAGIRQTLEEMGSLNGQVLPLILFELARLLEEYPAFTAYYEAGQIFYYDRIDLGLAIDLGKGLKVPVIRNANQLSPAEILETVTDFATRYLENQLTVEDLTGSTITISDLSNEKILHFQPLINQNQAVILGIGGDSTIEGYPMTLTLVFDHRILAGREVALFLNTLRDRLLSYQLANLPVAQATVQTQTITCNRCLIDLDSLYQKFGKDALMHVHVNDKGQTAYICHVCLGGF; from the coding sequence ATGAAGTATGAACTGTTGGTTCCGCGACTGAATACTAACGATGATGAAGTGGATGTAGTGCACTGGTACTTCAAAGATCGGGAGTATGTCGAAAAAGGACAAGAAATTGTTGATCTGGAATCGTCTAAAGCAGTTGTTAGCATTGAAAGCGAAACATCAGGGTATATTTCTTGCTGTTTTCAAAAAGGCGATACTGTGAAGGTTGGCGTTCCGCTGGCAGTATTTTACACCTCACTTGAGGAACTGGATGCTGATTTGCAAGGCAATGGTCAAAGGACTGAAGCTGTGAGCTATCGCCCCAGTCAGGCAACACCCGTCGAAGCACCAACACAACTTGTTGCGGTGGGACAGAACCATCAATCCCCAGCAACTTCATCGCTCTCTGTGCAAACCCCATCGCTAGCCCAGGACGCGATCGCGAACCATCAAAAATTGCAACCCACTTTCACCTTTACTCGCTTTTCCAAGTCTGCTCAAGAATACATTCAGCAACATCAACTCGACCCAGCATTGTTTGAGGGCATGGGGCTAGTTTCAGTTGAAGTCATTGAAACCGTATTGGGAATTCGTCAGCCTGTGGCGACTCCTGCCGTTGACCCAGCCTTTGCCCTGCCATCTCACCTGAACAATGGTCAGAAAGTCACTGTTCCATCAGTCACTAACCCAGGACTACGCTCTGAAAAAGTCAGCAAATCAAAGCAGTTAGAAATTAGTCTACTAACGGCAGGACAATCTGGAGGTATCAACAGTTCTCTTACTCTACAGTTCAACTCTGCGGGGATTCGGCAGACGCTGGAAGAAATGGGTTCCCTCAATGGTCAGGTCTTGCCGCTCATTTTGTTTGAGTTAGCGCGTCTCCTGGAAGAGTATCCAGCATTTACGGCATATTACGAAGCTGGGCAGATTTTTTATTATGATCGCATCGATCTTGGTTTAGCCATTGATTTGGGCAAGGGGCTAAAGGTTCCAGTAATCCGCAATGCAAATCAGCTTTCACCAGCTGAAATTTTAGAAACAGTCACCGATTTTGCCACACGCTATCTAGAAAATCAGCTAACTGTAGAAGACCTGACTGGTAGCACTATTACAATTAGCGATCTGTCCAACGAGAAAATTCTTCACTTCCAGCCATTAATTAATCAAAACCAGGCTGTTATTTTGGGAATTGGCGGGGATAGCACCATAGAAGGGTATCCAATGACGTTAACGCTTGTATTCGATCACCGGATCTTAGCGGGTCGGGAAGTAGCTCTCTTCCTCAATACCCTCCGCGATCGCTTACTGAGCTATCAGTTAGCAAACCTACCTGTGGCACAAGCAACTGTGCAAACGCAAACAATCACCTGTAATCGCTGCTTGATCGATCTAGATTCGCTTTATCAGAAATTTGGCAAAGATGCCTTAATGCATGTCCATGTTAACGATAAAGGGCAAACAGCTTACATCTGCCATGTTTGTCTGGGAGGATTTTAA
- a CDS encoding pyruvate/2-oxoglutarate dehydrogenase complex, dehydrogenase component alpha subunit (IMG reference gene:2510096573~PFAM: Dehydrogenase E1 component; Transketolase, C-terminal domain; Transketolase, pyrimidine binding domain) — protein sequence MTYEIAVDNSVSLSLVEGNTLHPEVKRRIIRKALLSRRVEERLLELFSQGKLFGTVHTCIGQEFSGAVLTEFLQLGDSIFSNHRCHGHFLSFTDDVHGLIAEIMGKQTGVCGGRGGSQHLCKNGFYSNGIQGGIVPVSAGLALARKFNGDNKISVVFIGDGTLGEGAIYEAFNIASKWELPLLVVLENNGYAQSTNQQETLAGNICDRAAAFGIRTEKADTWNWQGLYSIANELVAYVRQESKPAFLQIDTFRLKAHSKGDDNRPRSEVEPFEQRDPLNLLLADPSAELVNLLTEINQLVDEAVAAADAAPYATAEVSSNEPSRIEWTESKVEKRRLVQALNQTFKELMAQDSKITFIGEDVKSPYGGAFKVSQGLSDLFPERVFNTPISESAIVGIGCGLAMEGYRPFVEIMFGDFTTLILDQLLNHASKFKYMYNDQVSTNLVVRSPMGGGRGYGPTHSQTLDRHFMGIPGLRIVAINNLIEPMQVYQPLIQSSGDPTLLIENKLLYSLNLREKLPEGFQLLTSNETFPTVWLKPESTALDITLIGYGGLSDTLVTVAERLFEEFDLVSQILCPTQIYPFSIKPFIHLLADSKFLVLIEEGQGFAGFGAEVVAQIAEHNAALLKRVKRVVPQAIPIPACGPAEKEMLPNVDNIVTSILGFIHEV from the coding sequence ATGACTTACGAAATAGCAGTTGATAACTCAGTGTCTCTAAGTCTGGTTGAAGGCAACACGCTTCACCCTGAAGTGAAACGACGAATTATTCGCAAAGCGTTGCTCTCACGCAGAGTTGAAGAGAGGCTGCTAGAACTTTTTAGTCAAGGCAAGCTGTTCGGCACGGTTCATACTTGCATCGGTCAGGAGTTTTCGGGAGCTGTATTGACAGAGTTTTTGCAACTAGGGGATTCAATTTTTTCCAATCACCGTTGCCATGGGCATTTTCTCTCTTTCACCGATGATGTTCATGGGCTGATAGCAGAAATCATGGGTAAGCAAACGGGCGTTTGCGGTGGACGAGGTGGAAGCCAGCATCTCTGTAAAAATGGCTTCTACTCCAATGGAATTCAGGGGGGTATCGTGCCCGTTTCTGCTGGATTAGCCCTTGCCCGCAAGTTTAATGGAGATAACAAGATTTCGGTTGTGTTCATTGGGGATGGCACATTGGGAGAGGGTGCTATCTATGAGGCGTTTAACATTGCCTCAAAATGGGAACTGCCTCTGCTGGTAGTGCTTGAGAACAATGGTTATGCTCAATCCACCAATCAACAAGAGACGCTAGCTGGAAATATCTGCGATCGCGCAGCTGCATTTGGCATTCGGACAGAAAAGGCAGATACCTGGAACTGGCAAGGTTTATACTCTATTGCTAATGAGCTAGTAGCGTATGTCAGACAAGAATCTAAACCAGCATTCCTACAAATCGATACATTTAGACTTAAAGCTCACTCGAAGGGAGATGATAATCGTCCGAGAAGCGAAGTAGAACCGTTTGAACAGCGCGACCCATTGAACCTATTACTTGCAGACCCCTCTGCTGAATTGGTTAACTTATTGACCGAAATCAACCAACTTGTCGATGAGGCAGTTGCAGCAGCAGATGCAGCTCCGTATGCCACTGCAGAAGTCTCTTCAAATGAGCCATCTCGAATTGAGTGGACTGAGTCTAAGGTAGAAAAAAGGCGACTCGTTCAAGCACTTAATCAAACATTTAAAGAATTGATGGCGCAAGACTCCAAGATTACCTTCATCGGTGAAGATGTTAAGTCCCCTTATGGAGGGGCTTTCAAAGTTTCTCAAGGTCTTTCCGATCTGTTTCCTGAGCGAGTTTTTAATACTCCAATTTCTGAGTCCGCAATTGTTGGAATTGGGTGTGGTTTAGCGATGGAAGGGTATCGACCGTTTGTCGAAATTATGTTCGGCGATTTTACAACCCTGATCCTCGATCAATTACTCAATCATGCCAGCAAATTCAAGTACATGTATAACGACCAGGTCTCTACGAATTTGGTTGTTCGGTCTCCGATGGGGGGTGGTCGAGGTTATGGTCCAACCCATAGCCAAACGCTGGATCGGCATTTTATGGGTATTCCGGGCTTGAGGATTGTCGCCATCAACAATTTGATTGAGCCGATGCAAGTTTACCAACCTCTGATTCAGTCCAGCGGTGACCCTACCCTATTAATTGAGAATAAACTTTTGTATTCTTTGAACTTGCGTGAGAAATTGCCGGAAGGGTTTCAGTTATTGACCTCTAATGAGACGTTTCCTACGGTTTGGCTGAAGCCTGAATCAACTGCGTTAGATATTACGTTGATCGGTTATGGAGGACTGAGTGATACCCTCGTTACAGTTGCCGAAAGGTTATTTGAAGAGTTTGATCTGGTTTCCCAAATTCTGTGCCCAACACAAATTTATCCATTCAGTATCAAGCCTTTCATTCATCTACTGGCTGATAGTAAGTTTCTGGTTCTGATTGAGGAAGGGCAGGGATTTGCTGGGTTTGGAGCGGAAGTGGTGGCTCAAATCGCTGAGCACAATGCAGCATTACTTAAACGAGTCAAACGAGTTGTTCCGCAAGCAATTCCTATTCCCGCCTGCGGTCCGGCGGAAAAAGAGATGCTGCCGAATGTGGATAATATCGTTACATCAATCTTAGGATTCATCCATGAAGTATGA
- a CDS encoding acyltransferase family protein (IMG reference gene:2510096574~PFAM: Acyltransferase family) translates to MTTPLVHQFSQQNQTQEHCQKPNKLRFESFDYLRAIFSVVIVADHVALFGLATIMNVTTLSDILYANVSCVAVPVFFQISLFLFYIKSESLGFQYLARKRLPKLIGLYLFWVLSKVVFDVLLTGESEAFNIATSSFGKFIEFVVSGGNSPFYFFFALIFITVLAESLVFLFRRMRNTSVRFIFCYLLLFGSCVLIVYLSIVGLFTAGNSGQAFKVPAFISSLALWDYNPLNFLPYIFTAAIAVQEFNMGRFNQLNRSLKTKLWILFCLFLMFSTLEWIVLDDLLQHKRLSLIFGSWLLLYLALISTPKVPAIVKFISDCSLGIYAFHVFFTSSLFPYKPDLLSSVAQISPALEVLAKFGITLVSSITLTYFFKRVKALKNFI, encoded by the coding sequence ATGACAACTCCGCTAGTTCACCAGTTTTCTCAGCAAAATCAAACTCAAGAGCATTGCCAAAAACCTAATAAGTTGAGATTCGAGAGCTTTGATTATTTGCGGGCTATCTTTTCAGTGGTGATTGTAGCAGATCACGTTGCGCTATTCGGACTCGCTACGATTATGAACGTCACCACTTTATCGGATATTTTGTATGCAAACGTGAGTTGTGTTGCAGTTCCAGTCTTTTTTCAAATTTCACTATTTCTGTTTTACATCAAAAGTGAGAGCCTAGGTTTTCAATATTTGGCGAGAAAGCGACTGCCAAAACTGATAGGACTTTATTTATTTTGGGTTTTATCAAAGGTTGTATTTGATGTTCTCCTGACGGGTGAATCAGAAGCTTTCAATATAGCAACCTCATCATTCGGGAAATTCATTGAATTTGTTGTAAGTGGTGGAAATTCCCCTTTTTACTTTTTCTTTGCATTAATTTTTATAACAGTTCTTGCAGAGTCATTAGTGTTTCTGTTTAGACGAATGAGGAATACATCAGTAAGGTTTATATTCTGTTACCTTCTTCTTTTTGGCTCTTGCGTACTAATTGTTTATCTTTCAATCGTTGGTCTATTTACTGCTGGAAACAGTGGTCAGGCATTTAAGGTTCCAGCTTTCATATCCAGTCTTGCCCTTTGGGATTATAATCCGCTCAACTTCTTACCCTACATTTTTACAGCAGCGATCGCAGTTCAAGAATTTAATATGGGAAGGTTCAATCAGTTAAATCGATCGCTCAAAACCAAGTTATGGATCTTATTCTGCCTGTTTTTGATGTTTTCTACCCTTGAGTGGATTGTGCTGGATGATTTGCTGCAACACAAGAGACTGTCTCTCATTTTTGGCTCTTGGCTCTTGTTGTATCTGGCTTTAATCTCTACTCCAAAGGTTCCTGCGATCGTCAAATTTATTTCAGACTGTTCTCTAGGGATCTATGCGTTCCATGTCTTCTTCACGAGCAGCCTCTTTCCATATAAACCTGATCTTCTAAGTTCGGTTGCACAAATTTCACCAGCATTAGAAGTGTTAGCTAAGTTTGGAATTACACTTGTCAGTTCAATTACTTTGACCTATTTCTTCAAAAGAGTTAAGGCTTTGAAAAATTTTATTTAA